ACCCTCTAAAGATCTAGACGTCAAACgaaatgccacccgatcgggttgccacccgatcgagtgaccaaCCTATTGGATAACATTTGGATCTTCAACACTTAGCATTTCCAAGGCCTGCAGTTCCatcggagtgccacccgatcggattgccatccgatcgattGACCACCCTGTTGGAAACTTGTTATCTTTGAGGAATGTCTCGCTGATTGGATCAccgcccgatcgaacagccgcccgatcggattgccacccgatcagattgccatccgatcggagtacTATCCGAACCTTTGACACTTTACACCGTTTAACGCACTATGCAACGCTTACGCTATTAATCTGCAAAcaggctaatctcagacgcgctcccttcaatccaaccacgttgtgtttacttgctgagaaccgactgtgagtatactcgaacccctttttattgcattttgggtgtaacatgcgttcctattaaatcgaatttatcaaaacgaattattcaatcaaatTGTTTATCACTTGcaaataactgttatgcatatttacacatgatactagttacatatgtgttaggacttatactcgcgaggtcccgccttaactagtatagtactatagaacctgacggggtctagttaggatgaatagcaatcgcaatcgcagctcgagtgacttagctggtagtatctgtcttgtatgcatgtatgttgaggtatctcgtttatgtatttggtaattcgcagcactttcaactatttacgctacactatcaaaacttgtatactcgccaatacttttgtattgacgtcgttttaacgtatgttgcaggtttagtcgcagtctacgtcaaatcaagctaggaagtctagaaactcacctaaaatctaggttgtcggatttgtattgtttgagaaGACAAGAAAtttgtgataacttatgtgattgtactgATTGATAGTatggataacaaatgtaataaatactgTCGCAATAAAGTTGTTATGGAgactcttgagcaatctgattcgcctagtgccgcgccccgatgattccgccattggttggggtgtgacattggtCAATACGTTCCTTGTAATAGTGATACCAACTTTCTACTGGCGTATTCCGTGTCGGTTGTCGCCAGTATCCTGATGGGGTTGGCATTGGATATTCCCCTTCTAATCTGACGTGAATAAAATGGTTCCTGTGTACATGTACAAGCGCGACTGTTCGTTGCGGAATACTTTCTTAGGCTGTTCTGAACATGGGAAAAAATGAAGCACAACCAATGTCACTTAATAAGAGACAAACGACATTCCACTGGTTTGCTATCAGAAGCCCCGTGAAAGGCATTTGTAACCACTTATATCCAGGTGTTGCGTCTATACCAGACCAAACTAATGACTCCAGAACATTTTGATACTCAGGTTCATTTATCGTTTTCCATAATTCGTGGAACCGGTTGCACTCAGCATGAAGCTCCTCCCGTATTAACGGCCAGTCCCACTCTTTAAGCGATAAGGCGACCGCTATAGATCGAAACCCACAATTACCATCACCCTGCACATTTTGTATGTGACTGAGGTGTGGATAGAAGCAAGATGGAATGAACTTTTTGAAGTGCATGAACATATTAACTTGTGCGACAGGCAGCAAAGGTAAGTGTGGTTGCTCTTCCTTTGATTTTGCGACCTTCTTTTTCGTTTTCGGATTCTTAGCGCCTTTCGCAATCTCGCCGAAGGACATAGGTGTTTTAGCACAATAACTTTGTGACTCGACAAACGAGTTGTGCCTGGTAGGTTCGATGATTGACTCTTGTGTGCCAAACCCAACGGGTGAATCACTATACTCGTCCTGCGTTGTAAAAAAGCTGTGTCTTGAAGGCTCTGTAAACGAATCATCCTTTCTTTGTTGCTAAGCTTTTAAAGTTGGACGACCCCGTGTGTTTTTTTGCACAACTGGCTGTTTGAGCTTCGTCTAATTGAGTTGTACCAACTCCTTCATCTTTTGAAGCAACTTTTTCTTGACTTCTCTCGGCTGGGCAATTAAGTGTTGTTTGAGAAGCACAAGTTCGTCGTCTAAGTCGAAACAGTCCACCTCGCTCGGTTTCAGTATGAAGTCCAAATTTAACTTTCTCCAAAAAGGGTCTATCAATTCCAACGGGATCATTTGACCTAAGAAACATatcaacaaacaacataaaacgtGAATAAGATTTTGCGTGATGAAATGCTATGATTATAAAATGTGGTTGGTCGAATAATGTATTACCATTCGTTGTATATGGTTCCAACCGACACGCGCATGGCAACCCACATCTTGTATATAAACGGCACGCGCATGTACCGTTAGATAACTTTAAGTTTTCTATTTCATTTACTTCGGCGGATGTCAAGTCTAGGCAGGCATGTGAAACCTTCTTTCGTAGGAGATTAAATATTGGTTTGTTATGTGGACCCAATGTTCGGCTCCTGCTTGTTTCGATGTTGCCTTTGATTTCTGTCGCCTGGTTTCTTATGAGCTTATCAATAAGTGGTACCACTTTATCCAGGGTGTAACTAGAGTCGCATAAGTActgcttcaaaagggcatgttGACCCTCTGCCCTGTTCATTGTACGTTGACAGAAGTTCAGATGTTGGTCGCTCCAGAACGAAACAAACCGATCTCTATATTGTTGTAACCAGATTGAATCCAAATAGTCCATAATCTCTGTAATCAAAGTTAAGTGCAGTTAAGACAAGTCAAATAAATACgattattaaacaaaaataatataaaacttACCGTCGGTTTTTTTGCTTGGCAACTTTGATCGTATTCGCTCGTACCAATAGTTGTAGTCAAGATCGGTCGTTGAGTTAATTAGCTTGCGCCACTTGTAAAGAAACCTTTCCCAGCTTTCTTCTGTTTTAAAGCTTTGCCTGCAATGTTTGAGGATGTTTTGCTGTATGTGCCACCTACACAATGAATGTCTAGCCCTGGGAAACACGGTTACACATGCGTTCATTAGAGCGCGATCTCTATCCGTTACTATTACACGGGGTTCCATAACACTGTTTAATGAGTGTTTCAACCTCTGTAGAACCCATGTGAAGTTTTCCTATTTCTCATCGCTTACGAACGCATGAGCAAtgcaaaacgacatcaacgtggaTGTAACACCGATAATCTGGACTAGCGGCATTTTGTACCGATTCGTCTTGTAAGTGGAGTCTATAAGCAACACATGCGAAAAGGCGCGCCACAACATGTTCGATTTCGGGTGGATGAAGAAAACGTCATCGACCCGTTCGCCATTTTGAGATGTTCTATGGTAAAAAAACAAACCCAACCTTCTCCAACCGGTCGAAAAGTATCTGCATTGGAGTCTTGCCGACTTGTTCCATTCGACCCAATTTGGCCCGAGCGTTGTATATGGTGTTTCTTGTTGAGACATTATGGGGGTTCTGTTCTTTAATGGCAGCAAGAATGTCTCGTGGTTTTATGTTCTGATGCGTCATTTGCTCCACCGTCCTCTCTTCCAATGTAGTCAGCCTCATTAGTGACGGATGACCCTCTGGATACAGAAATGGTTTGTGGTTATGTTTAGCTTCCTCAACCCTTAGATCCCAATAACCTAACCTCTTTCTGTATGTCCCGATCAGTTGGAACTTGCAACCGGTTTTCCTGGTCCCGCTGCGTCTGACCGTGGCTGTTGATTTGTACTCGCCAGCACAATCGCACATAAGACAAATTTTTAACGGCTGGCCACTTTGGGGTTTATCGTAGATGGTGCGTTTGGTGACGAGGGCGTAGCCATTTTCGCGTCCGACGTCTCTACACCACTCTACCAGTTCATCCATGCTAGCGACTTTCTAACGAAAACACGTGTATGTGTCAATTAATGATTAACCCATCGGTTTAGTTTTAgtataaacgggttcgggtcagtttcaggttgaacctgcgaacccgtttgggttaacgggtcgggttcgtgTCAACatggtcgggttggcgggttgactcgttacacatttatactatattatatttttttacaatatattttacgtcataaattaaatggggtgtgtatttttatgccatgattataacttaaaaagagaaattaacatagattttataatttaaatatgatattattatatatatatatttgtgttttttaagtaaattttaactttaatatattaatttcagaaaaaaaataaaaaaattcgggttgaatgggtcgtgttcgggtcaacccatgaaacttcgggtcgtgttcgggttcttaTGTATGTACGATTTTCGAGTTcgggtttgtgtaaaattttcaggttcaggtcgggttgaacccacccgcgaacacgacccgttgaGCAACCCTAATCTAAGATTTAATAAAAACAACATCAAACGTAAAAACACTAAAATAGTTAACATACAACAAATAAacgtataattaaatattatactTGCTTGTTTTGAAACTCACTAGGTTCCTGGTCAGCATTTGGACCCTCGGGCGGTCCACCACTTATGGGAGGAGAATGAGAACTATCAGTCGACGGTCCAACACTAACAGGAGGGGCTTCAAAATTAACCGGGTGTTGCGATGGATAATAACCAGCATAATTAGGCTGAAAGGCATCAAAACCCCAAGATCCTGACCTGCATCAGACGCAAGACTGGGATCGAACGGAGCATTCAGATCAAACACGCCCGGTTTGTTATCTTGATTGTTATCATAACTCCCCTGATTCGCCTCGTTatcaaacatatttaaaaaatcaCGCCAACCCGACATTATAACGTAAATAATTTGAATACAGAGAAAAATAAAAGAAACGAATAGAAGTTGAATGCAAATGAATGAAATTAGTGTCGTTTATATAGAGAATTTTACGGAATATTACATCGTTTCAAATGATTAACACGCGAATCGAGGAATCTAACGTCGAATCAAATAACTCGCACGAATATCGAGGAATCTAACGTCTAATCACATAACTCGCACGAGAATCGAGGAATATAACATCGAATCAGAGAATCTTACGTCTACTCGCACGTGAATCGAGGAATAATACGTCGCGTCAAAtagtaataaaacaataaaataaacgaaattcattgtatacgggccgtataggtatatacgacccgtataacaTCGTCGTATGATACATATACGACCACACTATAATCTTATTCTAACATGGTTGATACGGGCCAtataaggttatacggcccgtatagaataaagTGAACTGACAAAGGCTGCTGGCACAGCCTTTGTCGGTTCActttattctatacgggccgtataaccttataAAGCCTATATCAGCAGCCGTTGTTAGTTCActttattctatacgggccgtataaccttatacggctCGTATCAACCATGTTAGAATAAGATgatttcatatggatttattagGACCCTAAAAATAATAGATCTACAGCTCTTGCCTCGGCTCTCATATATACAAACGAAATAACCTCATCATTCACTCTCAAGTGTCAACATTACTTAAATTATGTGACGCTATCATCACAAATTATTTTGCTCTACTAAAATCTAatgattttttaatattttaaatattaaGTAAATATTACAATAAATATTAGGGTATAATATTCCTTAACATGCGATGGTAGGACAtgaaattacgcatgttataaaactcaaaacccaAATCACACCTAAACAAAACCATAACCACGCAAATCATAAATCACGCATGAAAAGAAAAAACCATaaccatgcgtgattatggtttttcTTCATGTGTAATTATGGTTTTTTgttcatgcgtgattagggttttaagttttATTACATGCGTAATTTCATATCGTACCATCGCACGTTAAggaatattatattttacacttACACATAATTATTAAATATGTGTAATGATATTTTGAGACCCAATACATTATTCTAGTACCAAGTTCATATTCTAATTATAGGGTCCACAAACGAGACTGAAAGTCGAAGTGAACTACAATTCGATCTTGTGATTGCTTGGGTCTTGTAACATCCTGTTGCTGCCTACTTAACTAAGGCTCTCTTTTGACTGGCTTTGGCAATGGGGAGCGAAACAATCGATCTTGTTTGACTGAGGTGCTCACTGGATCTTTCAGATTAGACTTTCTCAATTGAAATACGTGCTTTAAGAAAGCCAATTTTCACATGGAACTCAAAATATTATTACACAAGTTTGATAAATATTGTATTCCTAATTACTTAATATAATAGATTTTAGTAGAAGAAAATAGTTCGGGGTGTTAACCTCACATAATTTAGGTAATGATGAGAGTAAATGATTAGGTTATTTCGTATGTATATGAAATGCAGAGAGCTATTAATCTTATTATTTTTATTCTTTTGTCTTTATGTCACCTAACTTTTATGATGTTAACCTTACAAAAATCATTTTCTGTTTCTTTTATATAACATATCATGAAAATGCTATAAGAAAGGCcaagaaaaaaaatcattttctgtTTCTTTTATTTGACATATCATAAAAAACCATTATAAATTACTTCGTGAAGAAAAAATGGTGTGGTTTAACGAGTACTAATACATAAAGGAGTGTAAAGTGTAAACATTAATAAAGCAACACATTCTTCTCTTCTTTGGGTTCTTAAAAAGAAGCATAAAGAAAGGCCAATAAAATAAGTTGCTGACAAGAATATTTTTATTTAGAAAAACTttatatagaattttttaggGGTAGGTGAAGTTGATTATTAAAATTGTTTGTGTTTATGAACATAAACAAAGGCAAATAGTAAACGTAAGAGATAATGTTTGGTATTTATATTAGTTAGTTATATTGCAATGCAATAAGCCAATGAAACATGATAATCAGTTGAGTATAACTTTTTTGAAAAACCAATTGAGTATAACTATTAagtagggtaaagttcttgtacaaataatcttaacatactaaacatacaaattcaaggaaaactcaaaaagacaaggtgacatttttgtaattatcaataactatcaaagttactctacaaatatacctaaaaaaaacctaaccactccccccacccccaaaaaaaacctaaaccccccccccacccccaaaaacctaaaaaaacctaaacccccccccaccccccacccccaaaaacctaaaaaaaccctacccccccccccacccaagctaaaatgctaaaaactaaaccccccaaaaaacctaaaaaaatctaaaaaaataaaaaaaacacacacaaattattttattttatttttttaacattttttattaaaaaatcgctacttttagtagcagcaaaaaaaatattttttttttgctaacgaaatgtagcgattttttaataaaaaatgttaaaaaaaaaatttgtgtttttttaggtatttttggttgtaactttgatagttggtggtaattacaaaaatgtcaccttgtctttttgggttttccttcaatttgtatgtttagtatgttaagattatttgtatttgatcttttgccttaTTAAGTATTCAACGAATTTACGGCTTATATGcatatttaatttaaaaaagcAGAATGAAGTATATAATTTTAATAAATAACCCACAAtagatttatttttatatcttTAATCATAAATAAGCTGATCATAATTCGTAAGctattttgttttattaaaacttACTTTTGTATCTAAAACCAATCTATAAATACTATCAATAAAAGAAGAAAATGCACTGACATAAAGAAAAGCTGAGGTGACAGCcatagaggctgtccaacaatgtTTTTCTTATATCATTATTGCATCATAAAGCTTAACattaaaagactttaaaattcaaagctCTAGCCCACATTTAACTTTTAAAGATCTGCCCACATACAAAAAGGCAAAGGTCTGCCCACATACAACTTTCAAAACTCTGCTCAACATTCAAAATTCAACCTCTGCCATCACTTTAAAATACATTCCTTCAGCAGATGTTTCATTAAAATGGAGggtaatttaaaatttaaaacttaCAGGGATATGTAATTTGCATTTTGCATTTAATGCGATCAGAGTTTCAATTCTTCTCTCTCAAATATAGAGTTCCATCTTTCAAAATTTAAATCCAAACCCAAACTCTTCATTACTCCTAAAATCTGATTATCTTGAATCTATTCAAACCACACCTCTCCCAAAAAAGAAGTCGTCGAGTGATATGGAAGCCAAGAACACTTCACAGGTTAGATTATAACTTTTGTTAACCGATAATGACTACCAAGCAATATTCAAACCCTAATCTGAGCATATTCAATTCATCAAACGCTACACACCTTCTTCTGGGAATCTCCGTCGTCAATTTCCTCACGATAACACAATCTCTGCCACTTCTTCTACAATTACTCTTcaatttcatcatcatttactcAACAACAAATCGCTTGGAAACCTCAATTAACAAGTTCATCATTGAAATTTGAAAATACAATTGAATATTTGATATTTAGAGGATTAATTTCAGTTTAGCTACTGTGATTTTATAGTTTTATGTTTGTGTATTGGTGTTTAATGTTACAGCATAGACTGTGGGAAGCTGTTGATGAAGAATGGATCGATTGTCTCCGAAATGAACCGGTGGAGTGTCTTATTCAAATTCCTTCTGGAGTTGTGTAGGTTGTAAGATTGTAACTGGTTTTTATTTGAATTTAGAAAGTTTAGTAAGAATAGTGATGATAATTATTTTGatgtattttagcgtattttgacGAATTTTAGCGTATTTTGATGTATTTTAGCGTATTCTAACGTATTTTAGGATCcgttaaacaaaattaaaacaaatGGAATACATTATacaaataaattatttttttaaattacaaaTTGATCAAGATAATGCATTGTCTTCCAACTCATTGCGGGATATAAATCCTaagtgaaaaatatatataacatttataataatttttaacaagaaaatataacatttataatacattttaaaaaatatatattacatttataataatttttaacagaaaaaatataacatttataatacgttttttaaaatatataacgTTTATAGTTGTTAAACGACTATTACTGCGAAGTGTTATAACATTTATAGTTGTTAACCCATAAGAGCCTttaacacatcttcaaccaaaaggaactgaacatgcgtcaacgacatTGGGTATAGTTGTTAAACGACTGTGACTGcaaaattcgctaccatccaggaaaggcgaatgtagtgACCGACACACTCAGTCGTAAAACTTATGTCAGGGTTATTCGTTGTCTCCAACTCGTCAATGATCTTCAAAACCACATTCGTGAAGCTCAATACGCATTTGTTAACGAaggtaacctctacaacgagatgcaatgtggtgctgaagaaAGTCTTGTGACCAAATCCGATGGTATTTTATATcatctcaatcgcatctggattccTAATCATGATAACCTTCGAGATTTTCTGATGAAGGAGGCACACAAATCgaggtattctattcatcctggtgctgataagatgtaccatgatatgcgtacgtcctattggtggcctggaatgaagaaagatatcgccacCATCGTTTCGAAATGTCTCACTTGTTCAaaggttaaagccgaacatcaacgtccctctggcttgctcgaacaaccaaaattcctgtctggaaatgggagagcattgcgatggacttTATCACCAAACTTCCTAGTACTTCGTCTGGTCATGATAGTATTTGGGTGATCATTGACCGATTGACCAAATCCGCTCACTTTCTCCCAATTCGTGAAGATTACAAAGTCGAGAGATCGGATCGTATCTACACGGATGAAATCATTTGTCGTCATGGTATCCCCattgacatcatttctgatcgtgatggtcgctttacgtctcgtctttggcaaacttttcaatccgCTATGGGTACTCTTCTCAACCTTCGCACCGTTTTTCATCCTCAGTCTGACGgacaaaccgagcgtactatccaaactctagaggATATGCTTCCTTCATGCGCAATCGATTTTGGTGGCAGCTGGGATATGCACTtgcctttgatcgaattctcgtacaacaacagttatcacgcgagtattcaaatggcacctttcgaggcattgtatggttgTAAGTGTcattcgcctatttgttggcatgagatcggagaagctcaaatcaccggtcccgagcttatacaagagacgacatacaagattttacaggttcgagacagcTTGCTGAAAGCCAgaagccgacaaaagagttacgccgacAAGCGTCGCAAGCCTTTGGAATTCGAAATAGGTGACTTTgtacttctcaaggtatccccttggaagggcgtagttcattttggtaagaaagggaaactcgcacctcgctacgtaggtcctttcaagattctcgaaaagattggcaaggttgcgtatCGACTggacctacctgaagaactcaacaACGTTCATCCTGTCTTCCACGTCTCaaacttaaagaaatgtctagctgaagaaggacttcaagttccactcgaagatcttcaaatcaacaagactttacacttcgtggagaaacccgtcgagatcatggatcgaggaGTCAAGCAATtaaggcgcagtcgaattcctatcgtcaaggtttgatgggaaggaaaacacggcgctgaatttacttgggaactcgaaagtgacatgaaggctaagtatccGCAACTGTTCGTTACATCTtcctaaattttgggacgaaatttcctaaaggaggggagactgtaacgctatgctttttcgtaactttccttaattagaaagcttgttttgtatttctatttttggaaacttgtaatcCTTGTAACCGTATTTCGTTGTATCGTTGTAAAATCTGAGACTTTGATCGTAATAAAATTCATGATTTCATGCCAATTTATACTTTACATATTCATACATGCTTATACGTTTTAATTCATGATACGTTTGATACCTTAATCATAATTCTTGGGAACGTGTAACAAGCTTGCAAATACGTGTCATACGTACTCAACTTACACGCTTTTCATTCATGTTTGTGCATCATTAATCGTTAACGATACTTATTCATGCTTTACATACTTAAGATATAAGTTTACATACATAAATTCACATTATAACATGCTTAACACATTAAAATCTAACTCATACAAAcataagggaccaaagttgacaaaACAACAACATGTTTCCTGGATGTGGGCCGCCATGTCGCACGATCGAGCCACCCCATCCTCGTCGCGGCCCGCCATGGGTCAGAATCCGCAGAATGTTTATTCCAGCTCATGGATTGGGCACTTGTGTGTTTGTTTAGTTGTGTTTCTTGCATTTAAACACCACCTAACTCACCCTAAACCTCAACTATAAAACCCACCTCATTCCCACTCATTTTTCACTTTACAAACACTTCAATCTCACTCTCAAAACACTCTAAAATAGCTGGAAATCAGATTCAAGGCAAAATCATCTAAGTTACAAAAGTGAGTTCATACTCACCTTTCTTCCATTtttcttcacttcttcttccTCTACAAAgtttggaacacctctaggagtgtttccacaggttttccatggaaaaccaaggtggaacatcaccattttgaggtccaaactttctgttttggaagaAATCTTTATCAACTTTTTTTTAAACTTATGTTTTCTTCAAGCAAACTTGTGTTCTTATGCCACTAATCAATTCTATGATTAGTGAGCCTAATCAAGGTTGTTTCACACAAATTCGGAGGTGTTTATTGCCTCCAAACTTTTTGTTTgtaagggttttaacccacaagtgttgAACCATACAAGCTTGTTCTTGTAACAAGAATTGTGCTTGGTATGAGTGTGATTACTTGGAATCTTTGGCTACCCTACTTTCAATCCACCACCTAACTTGATGATTTGTCCCTTGAATAGTATGTACATTTCCTTTCCAATTCATTCATGACCATCCGAGTTGTCCTTGTGACAACTTGTGCATTGGTGAATCTTACGAAAGAGGTTAAAGGAAGGTTATCCGCCTACCTCCATGCATGACTTCTGTGAAATTCCATGATAAACATGTTGGACTTATTACATaactatataatatatattaaatatatatacataaccGAACCCTTGATAATAATCAAGTGATTATTCGTCATGGTAATAAGTTGTATTATCTAAGACTTAAAACTctcgttacgattctaatgagtatctTAACCCATGAAATCACTTCAACCCATACGGGATTCATAGTGTCAAAAACGAGTGTTTAATCCTAGACGATTACTTTCTCATCTACATACTTTTTGTGTACTTTAAATTCCGAATCCGAATCCTCCGTTATCATCTGAAtactcacacacctatgtttccTCGTGTAGGAGAACTCGGTGTTCCACCCTCAAACAACCAACTCTTCACGGAATTACCAAGTGGAAGCTTGCAAAAtcgtgagtacacttgacccatttcCTTTTTATAcactttgggttgtaacatgttaatGTACAaaatacacaaacacacacttaaacatacttcAATTCCctcaatccgttatacatgctTAATTGTTATGCTTAGGTTCATGCTATTGCTAGATACATACATGCTATTGTCATTAAGTTAGCTAGCCCATcttaacatatatagcgctataggagtagcacgtCGCCCGTCGGGGTATTGTTAAGCTTTTTATTCATAAATAGTCTCGTTACTTTTGTGGCAAGGGACACTTATAATTCTTGTGGACACTTGGGTTTGACACTTAGTA
This genomic stretch from Helianthus annuus cultivar XRQ/B chromosome 8, HanXRQr2.0-SUNRISE, whole genome shotgun sequence harbors:
- the LOC110869932 gene encoding uncharacterized protein LOC110869932 — its product is MDELVEWCRDVGRENGYALVTKRTIYDKPQSGQPLKICLMCDCAGEYKSTATVRRSGTRKTGCKFQLIGTYRKRLGYWDLRVEEAKHNHKPFLYPEGHPSLMRLTTLEERTVEQMTHQNIKPRDILAAIKEQNPHNVSTRNTIYNARAKLGRMEQVGKTPMQILFDRLEKVGQSFKTEESWERFLYKWRKLINSTTDLDYNYWYERIRSKLPSKKTDEIMDYLDSIWLQQYRDRFVSFWSDQHLNFCQRTMNRAEGQHALLKQYLCDSSYTLDKVVPLIDKLIRNQATEIKGNIETSRSRTLGPHNKPIFNLLRKKVSHACLDLTSAEVNEIENLKLSNGTCACRLYTRCGLPCACRLEPYTTNGQMIPLELIDPFWRKLNLDFILKPSEVDCFDLDDELVLLKQHLIAQPREVKKKLLQKMKELDEYSDSPVGFGTQESIIEPTRHNSFVESQSYCAKTPMSFGEIAKGAKNPKTKKKVAKSKEEQPHLPLLPVAQVNMFMHFKKFIPSCFYPHLSHIQNVQGDGNCGFRSIAVALSLKEWDWPLIREELHAECNRFHELWKTINEPEYQNVLESLVWSGIDATPGYKWLQMPFTGLLIANQWNVPVVSLTEISSQTDTTLANDLNELWFYRFLSKKLRKFEENLEKLRFGLDQDDMAESSAADAARRGRGQGRGRGRGRGRGRRRGQEEEIVPDFTEMGQFIKEIPRGTAAYRVLGRLREMVLDAPQTIDIQFLTDIGSIGRVRELMPANSAWVHLFDAAAEQAHREITLEFLSTFSFTDTRGGGLQHLLTTDAVAFTICGKP